In Streptomyces sp. NBC_01426, one genomic interval encodes:
- a CDS encoding HD domain-containing protein has protein sequence MTPDPAHDTAPPDTAPLRARWQATVTAAGAAPDADPGPYAKRLLAAWAEPQRRYHTTAHLAAVLARIDVLAPHARDLAAVELAAWFHDAVYRPDRSENEERSAVLAERALPELGIDADRTASVARLVRLTVTHDPAPGDADGEVLCDADLAVLAGEPDAYAAYVAAVRAEYGFVPDDAFREGRAAVLRQLLGLPRLFRTPYGAAHWEAPARRNLAAELATLTDLGDPG, from the coding sequence ATGACCCCTGACCCGGCGCACGACACCGCGCCGCCCGACACCGCCCCGCTCCGCGCCCGCTGGCAGGCCACCGTCACCGCCGCCGGTGCGGCGCCCGACGCGGACCCCGGCCCGTACGCGAAGCGCCTCCTCGCGGCCTGGGCGGAGCCCCAGCGGCGCTACCACACCACCGCGCACCTGGCGGCCGTCCTCGCGCGGATCGACGTCCTCGCACCGCACGCGCGCGACCTCGCCGCCGTGGAGCTCGCGGCGTGGTTCCACGACGCCGTCTACCGCCCGGACCGCTCCGAGAACGAGGAGCGCAGCGCCGTCCTCGCCGAGCGCGCCCTGCCCGAGCTGGGCATCGACGCCGACCGCACCGCCTCCGTCGCCCGCCTGGTCCGGCTCACCGTCACCCACGACCCGGCCCCCGGGGACGCCGACGGCGAGGTCCTCTGTGACGCCGATCTCGCCGTCCTGGCCGGGGAGCCCGACGCGTACGCCGCGTACGTCGCCGCCGTGCGCGCCGAGTACGGGTTCGTGCCGGACGACGCCTTCCGCGAGGGCCGGGCCGCCGTCCTGCGCCAGTTGCTGGGCCTGCCCCGGCTCTTTCGCACCCCGTACGGCGCCGCGCACTGGGAGGCGCCGGCCCGCCGCAACCTGGCCGCCGAGCTGGCCACCCTCACCGACCTCGGCGACCCGGGCTGA
- a CDS encoding Cmx/CmrA family chloramphenicol efflux MFS transporter — MPVAVYVLGLSVFALGTSEFMLSGLLPPIAEDMGVSIPQAGLLISAFAIGMVIGAPLLAVATLRLPRRTTLVSLISLFGLGQVAGALAPSYELLFASRVVSALACAGFWAVGAAVAIAMVDKDQRARAMAVMIGGLSIANVLGVPAGAFLGETLGWRSAFWSVGAASAVALVGILTLIPKIPLPAEKPRIKSELRIYRDRQVWLSIGMTALAAGGVFCAFSYLSPLLTDVAGLDSGWVPWILGLFGLGALIGTTIGGRVADAHLFGVLIWGITASTVFLTALALLASVQVAAIALSFLLGVSAFFTAPALNARMFNIAGAAPTLAGATTTAAFNLGNTGGPWLGGTVIDAGLGFSATAWAGAAMTITAIGLAVAALRLDRRDGGGTPVRASRVVASAAAGVTERQPARTH, encoded by the coding sequence ATGCCCGTCGCCGTCTATGTCCTCGGCCTCTCCGTCTTCGCCCTCGGGACCAGCGAATTCATGCTCTCCGGGCTCCTGCCACCCATCGCCGAGGACATGGGCGTCAGCATCCCGCAGGCGGGTCTGCTCATATCCGCCTTCGCGATCGGCATGGTCATCGGGGCGCCGCTGCTGGCCGTCGCCACGCTGCGACTGCCGCGCCGCACCACCCTCGTCTCCCTGATCAGCCTCTTCGGGCTCGGCCAGGTCGCGGGCGCGCTGGCCCCCTCGTACGAGCTCCTCTTCGCCTCCCGGGTGGTCTCCGCCCTCGCCTGCGCCGGCTTCTGGGCCGTCGGCGCGGCCGTCGCCATCGCCATGGTCGACAAGGACCAGCGGGCCCGCGCGATGGCCGTCATGATCGGCGGCCTGTCCATCGCCAACGTCCTCGGCGTGCCCGCCGGCGCCTTCCTCGGGGAGACCCTGGGCTGGCGCTCCGCGTTCTGGTCGGTCGGCGCCGCCTCCGCGGTCGCCCTCGTCGGCATCCTGACGCTGATCCCGAAGATCCCGCTGCCCGCCGAGAAGCCGCGGATCAAGAGCGAGCTGCGGATCTACCGGGACCGCCAGGTGTGGCTGTCCATCGGCATGACCGCCCTCGCCGCCGGCGGCGTCTTCTGCGCGTTCAGCTACCTGTCGCCGCTGCTCACGGACGTGGCCGGGCTGGACTCCGGGTGGGTGCCGTGGATCCTGGGCCTCTTCGGGCTGGGCGCGCTGATCGGCACCACCATCGGCGGGCGGGTCGCCGACGCGCACCTGTTCGGCGTGCTGATCTGGGGCATCACCGCCTCGACGGTCTTCCTGACGGCCCTGGCCCTGCTGGCCTCCGTGCAGGTGGCGGCGATCGCGCTGTCGTTCCTGCTCGGCGTCTCGGCGTTCTTCACGGCCCCGGCCCTGAACGCCCGCATGTTCAACATCGCGGGCGCCGCCCCCACCCTGGCGGGCGCCACCACCACCGCCGCGTTCAACCTCGGCAACACCGGGGGCCCCTGGCTCGGCGGCACCGTCATCGACGCCGGACTCGGCTTCTCCGCCACGGCCTGGGCGGGCGCGGCGATGACGATCACCGCGATCGGGCTGGCCGTGGCCGCCCTGCGGCTGGACCGGCGCGACGGCGGGGGCACGCCGGTCCGCGCGTCCCGGGTCGTCGCGTCCGCCGCCGCCGGCGTCACCGAACGGCAGCCGGCCCGGACCCACTGA
- a CDS encoding FG-GAP repeat domain-containing protein encodes MRRFLGAGIAATLLVTGGVVGAGTAVAAGDPTFEFYDIRDKVLMPGEGWTWLSPPSTGGQNSGEPDGTYVYALSKKPLTDAGWSGGGAPAGLKVDPTDACTPKAGIAGVYLCDLKSWNNPAPEVSAASTAANGTTAYYSLVYVPRGASVDAGIKEAQTAGSKPIGPRRAHATITAKTKAQVAQNTMTLTTPQLPAGGSVQHTVKLHAVDKGRLQMSLSAAPGFRRWDEGELKVSVDGVGAGGAAGAECDHSLGEPGWGNEIRCDITKPGDYTVTYGLKAAAGAPAWRLRNTAVYEVYTFGTGNPEKAADFTIGSSIPVSERFRVVGRSADGDLYDYRGTGKGAQPFASSELVGGAPDWNRYSAITRLGPLTVQSTGPGAVARDKAGVLWFYRMSGDGGIFKDRLKLGAGWNAFNSLTGASDLTGDKNADLLARDTAGTMWLYPGTGNTAAPFGNRVKMGAGWNIFNSLVGGTDATGDGRPDLLARDTAGKLWLYPGTGVGATPFGPRAEIGTGWQIYNTVLAPGDLNSDGKADLVARDAAGGLWSYAGTGVAAKPYASRVKIGTGWQTFNLLF; translated from the coding sequence TTGCGAAGATTTTTGGGCGCCGGGATCGCGGCGACGCTGCTCGTCACCGGTGGCGTCGTGGGGGCGGGGACGGCCGTGGCGGCCGGGGATCCGACGTTCGAGTTCTACGACATCCGGGACAAGGTCCTCATGCCGGGCGAGGGTTGGACCTGGCTGTCGCCGCCGTCCACCGGCGGACAGAACTCCGGTGAGCCCGACGGCACGTACGTGTACGCGCTGAGCAAGAAGCCGCTCACGGACGCCGGCTGGTCCGGCGGCGGGGCGCCGGCCGGGCTGAAGGTAGACCCGACGGACGCCTGCACGCCGAAGGCCGGGATCGCCGGTGTCTACCTGTGCGACCTGAAGAGCTGGAACAACCCGGCCCCCGAGGTCTCGGCGGCGAGCACCGCGGCGAACGGCACGACCGCCTACTACAGCCTCGTCTACGTGCCGCGCGGCGCGAGCGTCGACGCGGGCATCAAGGAGGCGCAGACCGCCGGCTCGAAGCCCATCGGTCCGCGCCGGGCGCACGCGACGATCACGGCCAAGACCAAGGCGCAGGTCGCGCAGAACACCATGACGCTGACGACCCCGCAGCTGCCGGCCGGCGGCTCGGTACAGCACACCGTGAAGCTGCACGCGGTCGACAAGGGCCGGCTCCAGATGAGCCTGAGCGCGGCCCCGGGCTTCCGGCGCTGGGACGAGGGCGAGCTGAAGGTCAGCGTCGACGGGGTCGGCGCGGGCGGCGCGGCGGGCGCGGAGTGCGACCACTCGCTCGGCGAGCCCGGCTGGGGCAACGAGATCCGCTGCGACATCACCAAGCCCGGCGACTACACGGTCACCTACGGGCTGAAGGCCGCGGCCGGCGCGCCGGCGTGGCGGCTGCGCAACACCGCCGTCTACGAGGTGTACACCTTCGGCACGGGCAACCCGGAGAAGGCGGCGGACTTCACGATCGGCAGCTCGATCCCGGTGTCCGAGCGCTTCCGGGTCGTGGGCCGCAGCGCGGACGGCGATCTGTACGACTACCGGGGCACGGGCAAGGGCGCGCAGCCGTTCGCCTCGTCCGAGCTGGTCGGTGGCGCCCCGGACTGGAACCGGTACTCGGCGATCACCCGGCTGGGTCCGCTGACCGTGCAGAGCACCGGTCCGGGCGCGGTGGCCCGGGACAAGGCCGGCGTGCTGTGGTTCTACCGGATGTCCGGTGACGGCGGCATCTTCAAGGACCGGCTGAAGCTCGGCGCGGGCTGGAACGCCTTCAACTCGCTGACGGGCGCCTCGGACCTGACCGGCGACAAGAACGCGGACCTGCTGGCGCGGGACACCGCGGGCACGATGTGGCTGTACCCGGGCACGGGCAACACCGCGGCGCCGTTCGGCAACCGGGTGAAGATGGGCGCGGGCTGGAACATCTTCAACTCGCTGGTCGGTGGAACCGACGCGACCGGCGACGGCAGGCCCGACCTGCTGGCGCGGGACACGGCGGGCAAGCTGTGGCTGTACCCGGGCACGGGTGTCGGCGCGACGCCCTTCGGCCCCCGGGCCGAGATCGGCACCGGCTGGCAGATCTACAACACCGTGCTGGCCCCGGGCGACCTGAACTCGGACGGCAAGGCCGACCTGGTCGCGCGGGACGCAGCGGGTGGGCTCTGGTCCTACGCGGGCACCGGCGTCGCGGCGAAGCCGTACGCGTCGCGCGTGAAGATCGGCACCGGCTGGCAGACGTTCAACCTGCTGTTCTAG
- a CDS encoding DUF4031 domain-containing protein, which yields MTLYIDPPTWPGHGRMWSHLVSDVSYEELHAFAAAIGCPPRAFERDHYDVPSHRYADAVGAGAVEIGSKELVRRLTSAGLRRPKGRPA from the coding sequence GTGACGCTGTACATCGATCCGCCGACCTGGCCGGGGCACGGCCGGATGTGGTCGCACCTGGTCAGCGACGTCTCGTACGAGGAGCTCCACGCCTTCGCGGCGGCGATCGGCTGCCCGCCGAGGGCCTTCGAGCGGGACCACTACGACGTGCCCTCCCACCGGTACGCGGACGCGGTCGGGGCGGGCGCGGTGGAGATCGGCAGCAAGGAACTCGTCCGCCGGCTGACGTCGGCGGGCCTGCGCCGCCCGAAGGGACGCCCGGCGTAA
- a CDS encoding MurR/RpiR family transcriptional regulator: MSENVKETSTAGGRAGAGTATGTGAAAGAPAPALPVEAPAPAALRARVRSLGPHMTRSMQAVAEAVASDPAGCARLTVSALAAHTGTSEATVVRTARLLGYPGYRDLRLALAALAAQQESGAAPAVTVDIAVDDPIADVVAKLAHEEAQTLADTAAGLDLGQLAAAVTALATARRIDVYGVGASSLVGQDLAQKLLRIGLIAHAHTDPHLAVTNAVLLRPGDVAVAVTHSGTTGDVIEPLRRAFERGATTIAVTGRPGAPVAHYADHVLATSAARESRLRPAAMSSRTSQLLVVDCLFVGVAQQTYETAAPALAASYEALAPRHSATAPTSRRTTR; the protein is encoded by the coding sequence GTGAGCGAGAACGTGAAAGAAACTTCCACCGCCGGGGGTCGCGCCGGGGCCGGCACGGCGACCGGCACCGGCGCGGCCGCCGGCGCACCCGCCCCGGCCCTCCCCGTCGAGGCACCCGCCCCGGCCGCACTCCGCGCCCGCGTGCGCAGCCTCGGCCCGCACATGACCCGCTCCATGCAGGCCGTCGCCGAGGCCGTCGCCTCCGACCCCGCCGGCTGCGCCAGGCTCACCGTCTCCGCCCTCGCCGCGCACACCGGCACCAGCGAGGCCACCGTCGTGCGCACCGCCCGCCTCCTCGGCTACCCCGGCTACCGAGACCTGCGCCTGGCCCTCGCCGCGCTCGCCGCGCAGCAGGAGTCCGGCGCCGCCCCCGCCGTCACCGTGGACATAGCGGTCGACGACCCGATCGCCGACGTCGTCGCGAAGCTCGCGCACGAGGAGGCGCAGACCCTCGCCGACACCGCCGCCGGCCTGGACCTCGGGCAGCTGGCCGCGGCCGTCACCGCGCTCGCGACGGCCCGCCGCATCGACGTGTACGGCGTCGGCGCGTCCTCCCTCGTCGGCCAGGACCTCGCGCAGAAACTGCTGCGCATCGGCCTCATCGCGCACGCCCACACCGACCCGCACCTCGCCGTGACCAACGCCGTCCTGCTGCGCCCCGGCGACGTCGCCGTCGCCGTCACCCACTCCGGCACCACCGGTGACGTGATCGAGCCGCTGCGCCGGGCCTTCGAACGCGGCGCGACCACCATCGCCGTCACCGGCCGCCCCGGCGCGCCCGTCGCGCACTACGCCGACCACGTGCTCGCCACCTCCGCCGCCCGCGAGAGCCGGCTGCGCCCGGCGGCCATGTCCAGCCGCACCAGCCAACTGCTCGTCGTGGACTGCCTGTTCGTCGGAGTCGCCCAGCAGACGTACGAGACCGCCGCACCCGCCCTGGCCGCCTCCTACGAGGCGCTCGCGCCCCGACACTCCGCCACCGCCCCCACCAGTAGGCGCACCACCCGCTAG
- the murQ gene encoding N-acetylmuramic acid 6-phosphate etherase, producing MTAYAELRAQLDTLTTEAFRPELAEIDRLSTLEIARVMNAEDAGVPAAVAGQLERIAAAVDGIAPRMARGGRLIYAGAGTAGRLGVLDASECPPTFNTDPSEVIGLIAGGPSAMVKAVEGAEDSKELAAEDLTALALTADDTVVGISASGRTPYAVGAVEFARARGALTVGLSCNAGSALAAAAEHGIEVVVGPELLTGSTRLKAGTAQKLVLNLLSTVTMIRLGKTYGNLMVDVRASNEKLRARSRRIVALATGASDTEIEAALTATDGEVKNAILVILGGVDGPTAAALLTTSQGHLRAALTQTR from the coding sequence ATGACCGCGTACGCCGAACTCCGCGCCCAGCTCGACACCTTGACCACCGAGGCCTTCCGCCCCGAACTGGCCGAGATCGACCGGCTGTCCACCCTTGAGATCGCCCGCGTGATGAACGCCGAGGACGCCGGCGTCCCGGCCGCCGTCGCCGGCCAGTTGGAGCGGATCGCCGCGGCCGTCGACGGGATCGCCCCCCGGATGGCCCGCGGCGGCCGGCTGATCTACGCGGGCGCCGGCACCGCCGGCCGGCTGGGCGTCCTGGACGCCAGCGAGTGCCCGCCCACCTTCAACACGGACCCGTCCGAGGTCATCGGCCTGATCGCGGGCGGCCCGTCCGCGATGGTCAAGGCCGTCGAGGGCGCCGAGGACTCCAAGGAACTGGCCGCCGAGGACCTGACCGCCCTCGCGCTGACCGCCGACGACACCGTCGTCGGCATCTCCGCCTCCGGCCGCACCCCGTACGCCGTCGGCGCGGTCGAGTTCGCCCGCGCACGCGGCGCGCTCACCGTCGGACTGTCCTGCAACGCCGGCTCCGCGCTCGCCGCGGCCGCCGAGCACGGCATCGAGGTGGTCGTCGGACCCGAGCTGCTCACCGGCTCCACCCGCCTCAAGGCGGGCACCGCGCAGAAGCTCGTACTGAACCTCCTCTCGACCGTGACGATGATCCGTCTCGGGAAGACGTACGGGAACCTCATGGTCGACGTGCGCGCCTCGAACGAGAAGCTGCGCGCCCGCTCCCGCCGCATCGTCGCCCTCGCCACCGGCGCGTCCGACACGGAGATCGAGGCCGCGCTGACCGCCACCGACGGCGAGGTCAAGAACGCCATCCTCGTCATCCTCGGCGGGGTCGACGGCCCCACCGCGGCCGCGCTCCTCACCACCTCCCAGGGCCACCTCCGGGCCGCCCTCACCCAGACCCGCTGA
- a CDS encoding PTS transporter subunit EIIC: MSTDKNRATAAAILPLVGGPDNITSIAHCMTRLRIGLRDRSLVRDEELKAVPGVMGVVEDDTYQIVLGPGTVARVTPEFEALVEEGRSAAAPAAPVTADELAAQGAAMKDARTARNSTPFKLFLRRIANIFVPLIPALIGCGIIAGLNGVLTNAGWLPTIVPALAAIASGFMSLIAVFVGYNTAKEFGGTAILGGAVAAIIVFPGVAKIDAFGQQLSPGQGGVLGALAAALLAVQVEKWCRKWVPEALDVLVTPTLTVLVAGLVTLFGLMFLAGEVSTAIGSFANWLLATGGAFAGLVLGGLFLPLVMLGLHQALIPIHTTLIQQSGHTVLLPILAMAGAGQVGAAIAVYYRLPHNRSIRTTIKSALPAGFLGVGEPLIYGVSLPLGRPFVTACVGGAAGGAFVGLFNQLGSSFGSTAIGPSGWALFPLLDGTAGMGATIAIYAGGLAVGYLVGFVATYFFGFTRQMLTELNTSPEPGTEPAPAPQDAPTPVPAPTH; the protein is encoded by the coding sequence ATGTCCACTGACAAGAACCGCGCCACGGCCGCCGCGATCCTTCCTCTGGTCGGCGGCCCGGACAACATCACCTCCATCGCGCACTGCATGACGCGACTGCGCATCGGCCTGCGCGACCGTTCCCTGGTCCGCGACGAGGAGCTCAAGGCCGTGCCCGGTGTGATGGGCGTGGTCGAGGACGACACGTACCAGATCGTCCTGGGCCCGGGCACCGTCGCCCGCGTGACGCCCGAGTTCGAGGCGCTGGTGGAGGAGGGCCGCTCGGCGGCCGCCCCGGCCGCCCCCGTGACGGCGGACGAACTGGCCGCCCAGGGCGCGGCGATGAAGGACGCGCGCACGGCGCGGAACTCCACGCCGTTCAAGCTGTTCCTGCGCCGGATCGCGAACATCTTCGTCCCACTGATCCCCGCGCTGATCGGCTGCGGCATCATCGCCGGCCTGAACGGCGTGCTGACGAACGCGGGATGGCTGCCCACCATCGTCCCGGCCCTGGCGGCCATCGCGTCCGGGTTCATGTCGTTGATCGCGGTGTTCGTCGGCTACAACACCGCGAAGGAGTTCGGCGGCACCGCGATCCTCGGCGGCGCGGTCGCCGCGATCATCGTCTTCCCGGGCGTCGCGAAGATCGACGCGTTCGGCCAGCAGCTCTCCCCCGGCCAGGGCGGTGTGCTCGGGGCGCTCGCGGCGGCCCTGCTCGCCGTCCAAGTGGAGAAGTGGTGCCGCAAGTGGGTGCCGGAGGCGCTGGACGTCCTGGTCACCCCGACGCTCACGGTGCTGGTCGCCGGCCTGGTCACCCTCTTCGGCCTGATGTTCCTCGCCGGCGAGGTCTCCACCGCGATCGGCTCCTTCGCCAACTGGCTGCTCGCCACCGGCGGCGCCTTCGCCGGCCTCGTCCTCGGCGGGCTCTTCCTGCCGCTGGTGATGCTGGGCCTGCACCAGGCCCTGATCCCGATCCACACCACCCTCATCCAGCAGTCCGGACACACCGTCCTGCTGCCCATCCTCGCCATGGCGGGCGCGGGCCAGGTCGGCGCGGCCATCGCGGTCTACTACCGGCTCCCGCACAACCGGTCGATCCGCACGACCATCAAGTCGGCGCTCCCGGCCGGCTTCCTGGGCGTCGGCGAGCCGCTGATCTACGGTGTCTCGCTGCCGCTGGGCCGCCCCTTCGTCACCGCCTGCGTGGGCGGTGCGGCCGGCGGGGCCTTCGTGGGCCTCTTCAACCAGCTGGGCTCGTCGTTCGGTTCCACCGCGATCGGCCCGTCCGGCTGGGCCCTGTTCCCGCTGCTCGACGGCACGGCCGGGATGGGCGCGACCATCGCGATCTACGCCGGCGGACTGGCCGTGGGCTACCTGGTGGGCTTCGTCGCGACGTACTTCTTCGGCTTCACCCGGCAGATGCTGACCGAGCTGAACACCTCCCCGGAACCCGGCACCGAACCGGCGCCCGCCCCGCAGGACGCCCCGACACCCGTCCCCGCGCCCACCCACTGA
- a CDS encoding GNAT family N-acetyltransferase codes for MIESIPPVVPPGRLRALTQPSFELPGGLRLRPWEPSDAPALTAAGLDPDIVHWNRTVPLTEAEAVAKVAVFRSRWRNEQAAIWAVAPEDAPAVGLIGIGDLDLAGGSGEILYWLLPEGRGKGAMVPATERVGRWAFEELGLHRVRITHSVANPASCRVATGAGFPLEGTMRGALLHADGWHDEHLHARLRTDA; via the coding sequence ATGATCGAATCGATACCCCCCGTGGTCCCGCCCGGCCGGCTGCGCGCCCTGACGCAGCCCTCGTTCGAGCTTCCCGGTGGGCTGCGCCTGCGCCCCTGGGAACCGTCGGACGCGCCCGCCCTGACCGCCGCCGGCCTGGACCCGGACATCGTCCACTGGAACCGAACCGTCCCCCTGACGGAAGCGGAAGCCGTCGCGAAGGTCGCCGTGTTCCGGTCCCGTTGGCGGAACGAACAGGCCGCGATCTGGGCCGTCGCCCCCGAGGACGCCCCGGCGGTCGGCCTGATCGGCATCGGGGACCTCGACCTGGCGGGCGGAAGCGGTGAAATCCTGTACTGGCTGCTGCCCGAGGGCCGCGGCAAGGGGGCCATGGTCCCGGCGACGGAACGCGTCGGCCGATGGGCCTTCGAGGAACTCGGCCTGCACCGCGTGCGCATCACCCACTCCGTGGCCAACCCGGCCTCGTGCCGCGTCGCGACCGGGGCCGGCTTCCCCCTGGAGGGCACCATGCGGGGCGCCCTCCTCCACGCGGACGGCTGGCACGACGAGCACCTGCACGCCCGCCTGCGCACGGACGCCTGA
- a CDS encoding beta-glucanase — translation MDTDMFGWLRRLTRRLAPGDGGGGAAVYSPRRAPAFTADFASPTQWIAGRSWAYPNGGPVNPGDNKLDHLVSDPSYSRGGVFRATRRPDGNWDAGLLTTEGSDDGFMVRTGDVLEARVKLPAERGAWPAIWTWRDGGQEIDVFEYHPDNPDLLELSNHVRDAHRYHRDPSVRPGAWLDLKVEFGRNSVVWWVNGARVFSDGRGVGRSWRAYLIVNLSVCAGRYHPAPDPGAREMSYEVSQLRVYRG, via the coding sequence ATGGACACGGACATGTTCGGATGGTTGCGGCGCCTGACCCGCCGCCTCGCCCCGGGGGACGGTGGCGGTGGCGCCGCGGTGTACTCGCCGCGCCGCGCCCCCGCCTTCACCGCCGACTTCGCCTCGCCCACCCAGTGGATCGCCGGCCGCTCCTGGGCCTATCCCAACGGCGGCCCGGTCAATCCGGGCGACAACAAGCTCGACCACCTCGTCTCCGACCCCTCCTACAGTCGCGGCGGCGTCTTCCGGGCCACGCGACGCCCCGACGGCAACTGGGACGCCGGGCTGCTCACCACGGAGGGCAGCGACGACGGCTTCATGGTGCGCACCGGCGACGTGCTGGAGGCGCGGGTGAAGCTGCCGGCGGAGCGCGGTGCCTGGCCCGCCATCTGGACCTGGCGCGACGGCGGCCAGGAGATCGACGTCTTCGAGTACCACCCCGACAACCCCGACCTGCTGGAGCTGTCCAACCACGTCCGGGACGCGCACCGCTACCACCGCGACCCGTCGGTGCGGCCCGGCGCGTGGCTCGACCTGAAGGTCGAGTTCGGGCGCAACTCGGTGGTCTGGTGGGTCAACGGGGCCCGCGTCTTCAGCGACGGACGGGGCGTGGGCCGCTCCTGGCGCGCGTACCTCATCGTCAACCTGTCGGTGTGCGCGGGCCGGTACCACCCGGCGCCCGACCCCGGGGCCAGGGAGATGTCGTACGAGGTGTCGCAACTGCGGGTGTATCGGGGGTAG
- a CDS encoding phosphoribosylanthranilate isomerase has protein sequence MTDVFIKICGLRTARDVDTAVEAGADAIGFVFAPGSPRTVDAAGARELAARVPAGVLTVGVFRGQSVEEVRRLTRESGVRSVQLHGDEGPEYYEELRAQGRTLIRATAAAVAAAGEYGEDLLLIDAPDPGSGKPWNWASAEFTAPEGRWLLAGGLTPGTVREALRTTGAWGVDVSSGVERERGVKSPELIRAFIEAARG, from the coding sequence ATGACTGACGTGTTCATCAAGATCTGTGGGCTGCGGACCGCGCGGGACGTCGACACCGCCGTCGAGGCCGGGGCCGACGCGATCGGGTTCGTCTTCGCGCCCGGCAGCCCGCGTACGGTCGACGCCGCCGGCGCGCGCGAGCTCGCCGCCCGGGTGCCGGCCGGGGTCCTCACGGTCGGGGTGTTCCGCGGGCAGTCGGTGGAGGAGGTCCGGCGGCTGACGCGGGAGAGCGGGGTGCGCTCCGTACAGCTGCACGGCGACGAGGGGCCCGAGTACTACGAGGAACTGCGCGCGCAGGGCCGGACGCTGATCCGGGCGACGGCCGCCGCCGTCGCCGCCGCGGGGGAGTACGGCGAGGACCTGCTGCTGATCGACGCCCCGGACCCGGGCTCGGGCAAGCCGTGGAACTGGGCCTCGGCGGAGTTCACCGCGCCCGAGGGCCGCTGGCTCCTGGCGGGCGGGCTCACCCCGGGCACCGTGCGCGAGGCGCTGCGGACGACCGGGGCGTGGGGCGTGGACGTGTCCAGCGGGGTGGAACGGGAGCGCGGGGTCAAGTCCCCTGAGCTGATCCGCGCGTTCATCGAGGCCGCGCGGGGCTGA